The window GAAAGGAGCTTTTTTGCATATTCTAATGTTTCGGCCTTGACCTTACTCTTTGTTCTTTCCCATATTCCATCGCCAAGCCTGTTTATTGTAGGGTTTGATGGACCGATATATCTTTCTACAAGGTCTATCCTCTCAGCAGGGATATATAATTTATCATTATCTTTGTATTCAAGGATTATAAAATCCCTTATCCTTCCACAGGAAAAAAGGGATTTTATCCCCAAATACCTTCCAATCCCATAGTTTATATGGACAGCGTAGTCTCCTATTTTAAGCTCATCAATGCTTGAGATGGGGCTTATCCTCCTTCTAGTTTTTCTTGGTATAAATTGTGGCTTTCCAAATATTTCATTGTGGGTAAGGACAATTGTATTTTTAAAGGAAAAGCCAGAGGATATGGGAGCAATAACCACATTGACTCCAGACTCCAGACTTCCCACTCCAGACTCCATAAGTAAATCCTTCATCCTTTCACCCTGTCCAGAATAACCACAACAGATAATTATTCTTTTTTTCTCCCTAAGCCAGGATTTTACAGATAAAATGAATTGCTCTATTGCTCCATTAAAGGAGGGAGGTTGAGAAAGCTTAAATTTTGCCTCTTTAAAACAGGTTAAGGTATAGGGATTTTTTATTTTCTTCCTTATATCCTCCCATAAAAAGCCCTCATTTTCTGCCTCCTCTTTTAAATCCTGTTCCTCATCAAGGATTATTCCTTCGTTAATGTAATCAAAGATTGAGCCTTCCTGCTTTGAAAAACAGGGAGAGATAATGGCTTTCTCTTTATTTTTAAATGACACCTGGGATATGGGGTCAAAGAGCCTTAAAGAAAAGACCCTATCGCCATCAAATTCAATTCTTAATGGACAATCATAGTTTATTGGCCATATATCCAATATTCCGCCCCTTATGGCAATCTCTCTCTTTTCTTCACACCTTGTTGTCCTTGTGTAGCCAATTTTATTTAAAGCCCCTATTGTTTCGGTAAAGCTTATCTTTTCTCCCAGTGAAAAGGAAATTTCTTCCTTATCCAAAGCATCTATTGAGGGAACGGGCCTTAAGATGGATAGAACACCTCCTATAAGGATTGTCCTTTTTCTCTTCCTTATCCTTTTAAGGATTTCCCTTACCTCAGAAATTGCGCTTGGTATTTCCTCATCTTGGGGAAAGAGATATGTATCTAAAAGAAAATATGAAAGGTCTATTTTTAGCCTCTCTGCAAGGCTTTCCTTTGTGATAATTAGGGAAATATCCTTTTTGTTTATAAGGGATGCCAATATAAATGGCTTTGCATTCTGTGGGATGCCCTTTATTTCATATTCTTTAGAAAGCTCTAAAAGGAGAAAGGAAAGGGGAGGAATTATTTTTTTCATTCATATCAATTGGTTTTCGCAAAAATAAAATAATTGTCCAACTAAAATCATTTTTTGGTATGTGTTTAGCTCCTTAATATGTGTTTAAGCTTCCTCGTTAAAGAGGGAGAAACGAATTGTTTAATTGTTTAGCTTTAGCTAAACACATACATTTTTTGTATAGCGATAAAGATAGCCTTCTTTTATTTTTGGCTCTGGCTTTTTCCAGCTAGCCAGCCTTTGTTTTATTTCTTCCTTACTTAATTCTATATCCAGCCTCCGATTGGGAATATCTATCTTTATAATATCGCCATCCTGCACAATGGCAATTGTCCCTCCATCTTGTGCCTCGGGTAAAATATGGCCAATTGCTGCACCCCTTGAGCCACCAGAGAACCTTCCATCGGTAATTAAAGCCACCGAGCTATCCAGTCTCATACCGGCTAAGGCTGAGGTGGGAGAAAGCATTTCACGCATCCCTGGCCCTCCCTTAATCCCTTCATACCTAATCACCACAACATCGCCTTGGTTTATTCTTCCTTCCAATATTGCCTTTAAAGCATTTTCTTCACAATCAAAGACCCTCGCTTTTCCTTGATGAACAAGCATTTCGGGGCAAACAGCACTTTGTTTAACCACACATCCATCTTTTGCAAGGTTTCCAAACAATATTGCAATCCCCCCCTCTTTTGAATATGGATTATCAATCTTTCTTATCACATCTGGGTTTAAATTTTTTGCAGGTTTTATGTTTTCTCCTATTGTATTACAGGAAACAGTGAGAGGCGATTCATCAATTAAGCCCCTTTTGGAAAGCTCTTTTAAAACAGCGAGTATTCCCCCCGCTTTGTCTAAGTCTTCAATGTGATAGTTGCCGGCGGGTGAGATTTTGCAAAGATTTGGTGTCTTTTTGCTTATTTCATCAAATAGAGAAAGGTCAATTTCAATCCCTCCCTCACAAGCTATGGCAGGAAGGTGTAAAACGGTATTGGTTGAGCCACCAAGTGCCATATCCAAAGCAATGGCATTTAAAAATGCCTTTTTTGTTGCAATATCCCTTGGTTTTATATCTTTCTCTACAAGCTCCATTATTTTGCACCCTGTCTCTTTTGCCAAAGAGGCTCTTTTTGAAGAAACCGCAGGGATTGTCCCATTGCCTGGCAAAGCAAGACCCAATGCCTCTGTCAAACAATTCATTGTATTTGCGGTGAACATCCCGGCACAAGAGCCACAGCCAGGACAGGCAGAATCCTCTATCTCCTTTAGCTTTTCTTCGCTTATCTCCCCCTTTGCATACTTTCCAATCCCCTCAAAGACGGAAATAAGGTCAATGGTTTTTCCATTAAGGTATCCTGCAAGCATTGGACCTCCGCTAATCATAATGGCTGGAATATTAAGACGAAGCATCGCCATAAGCATCCCAGGGGTTATCTTATCGCAATTGGTTATGCAAACAAGTCCGTCA is drawn from bacterium and contains these coding sequences:
- the ilvD gene encoding dihydroxy-acid dehydratase; this encodes MRSDLMKEGAKRAPHRSLFKAMGYTDIELQKPIIGIANSYNQLIPGHIQLNKIAQAVKEGIRIAGGTPMEFFTIGICDGIAMGHIGMKYSLPSRELIADSVELMCSAYPFDGLVCITNCDKITPGMLMAMLRLNIPAIMISGGPMLAGYLNGKTIDLISVFEGIGKYAKGEISEEKLKEIEDSACPGCGSCAGMFTANTMNCLTEALGLALPGNGTIPAVSSKRASLAKETGCKIMELVEKDIKPRDIATKKAFLNAIALDMALGGSTNTVLHLPAIACEGGIEIDLSLFDEISKKTPNLCKISPAGNYHIEDLDKAGGILAVLKELSKRGLIDESPLTVSCNTIGENIKPAKNLNPDVIRKIDNPYSKEGGIAILFGNLAKDGCVVKQSAVCPEMLVHQGKARVFDCEENALKAILEGRINQGDVVVIRYEGIKGGPGMREMLSPTSALAGMRLDSSVALITDGRFSGGSRGAAIGHILPEAQDGGTIAIVQDGDIIKIDIPNRRLDIELSKEEIKQRLASWKKPEPKIKEGYLYRYTKNVCV